The Syntrophorhabdus sp. sequence TCAGGCTTGCCCTTAACAACAAGGACAGGTGTACGCGTTTTGCCCAGAAGGCGCTGGGCGGTAGTGCCAAGGGCCAGGGTCCGTACCGGGTGCCGACCGTGAGCACCCACCACGAGCAGGTCGTGATCTGAAGCAGCCTCGGCGATCCCGTCCAGCGTACTGCCCTTGCGGACCTGTGTCTTGAAGGAAAAACCCGATGCCTGTCGGATCTCTTCGGCCAGTTCCACGAGGGAATTCGAAGCATCATCGATGATCCCGCGTTCAACCTCGGCCGGCGACCCGACGAACCGCTTCAAACTCTCCAGCCATGATTCCTCCAACACGTGCAACAGCAACCCTCTCGGCACGCCCAACGTTGCACCGAGCATTGCCGTACGTTCCGCGGCATGGCGGGAATTGGGGGAAAAGTCGGTTGCAGCCAGAATAGATCGGATACGTGTCATGTTCTAACCCTCCCGTGTCCGAGATGCACA is a genomic window containing:
- a CDS encoding universal stress protein; translated protein: MTRIRSILAATDFSPNSRHAAERTAMLGATLGVPRGLLLHVLEESWLESLKRFVGSPAEVERGIIDDASNSLVELAEEIRQASGFSFKTQVRKGSTLDGIAEAASDHDLLVVGAHGRHPVRTLALGTTAQRLLGKTRTPVLVVKGKP